In Formosa haliotis, the sequence AGCTCTTATGTAACCTTCTTCTCTAGTATTTGAATTTATTGGAGTAACAGTAATATCGGTGTTATTTGATGATATTATTTGTAAATTAGTTGAGATTTGCCAAGTAACATTGGTTCCTCCATTAGTTAGTGAGTAAGTATTATTTGAATTGCAAATAGTTGATAGTCCATCTATTTGGGGGATTGTACAACTATTACTTACTACTTGTTGTAGTAAAGAAGAACTTGCAAATGCTTGTCTGATTCTATTTGCTTGACCATTAGAAAAATGATGAAAAGGGAAATAATAAGACATTATATTGTCCATATCAGGAGTGTATCCTCCTGAATTACCAGTATTTGCATCAGCAGGGGTGTCACAAACTTCATCACCACAACTTGAGCAATTAGAGCCATTTATATTTTCTGCACAACCAGAAGTATTTGTTGCTGTACCTTGAAATGTGTGTAACAAATCTAAACAATGTCCTAGCTCATGAGAAGTAACTTGAGTATTTGCATAATTTTGTTCAATTACTAACGCTTGGCTTAAAATACCGTTCGCTCTCCCTGCATAACTTACTGCATTATTTATAATGTAAATATTTATGGCATTAGGTATATTATTAATTTGTACCAGTCCATCAAATTCTGTAGTAGAACTCCCTGTATCATCAATGTTGTAGTAAGTAGAATTGTCAATATAGTCAAATCCAAGATTATTAACATACAGATAATGCTCATTGAATGCTGTGTTTAATGTGTTAGTGATATTACTTAATTGACTTGAATTATAACCTCCTGAACCATTATTTTCTCTGACAATATGATAAAAAACATTAATGCAAATTGAATTTGTTGAATTTAAAAATTTGGTATTTGTTACAGTTCTTTGAGCTTTATTAGATGTGTTAATCGATGATGTTCCGCAAATTTGTCCAAAAGCTATTGTGCTTAGACTTAAAAATGTAAGTAAAAGTAATTTTTTAGTTTTCATAGTTTTTAAGTGTTAATTTTTGTTTTAATTGTGTGCAACGGTCTCGGCTATGAGTAGTTGCGTGGTTTAGCACTTAACTTAGCAAGTACACACCAAACTGAAAATCCGCAAGGATTTTCAGAAGTAGGCTAGAACAAGCAATTACTTATAGCATCCATGAAAAAGCAGTAAGTCGAGTATCTTTAAAGTTCACTAAAACAATAAAAGATATGAACACTCAAATTACCGCCACCCCTAAATTATACATAGGAATCGACATACACAAGCGCAGCTGGAAAGTTCATTGCTCTACGGATCTATTTTCTGGCAAAAGTTTTAGTATGCCACCAGAGCCATCGCAATTAAAAGCTTATGTAGATAAACATTTTTTGGATCATGAAGTAAGTACAGCTTACGAAGCAGGATGCTGTGGCTATTATGCACATCGTTGTTTCGAGAGTTATGGTTGGCGCTCTTTGGTGGTTAATCCTGCAGATATTCATCGTAAAGGCAAGGAACGTTTTACCAAGACGGATCGTATTGATGCGCAGCTAATCAGTAGAGAGCTGAAAGATGGTCGACTATCCAGTATCCATGTTCCAGATATGCACCGCGAAGCGCTAAGGAGTTTGTTTCGTAGACGCAATGATTTGGTTAAGGACTTTAGGCGCATAAAAAGTTACATCAAAATGCAGTTGCTCTACTTTGGTATAAAAGTTCCTGAACAGTACGATAACGACCATTGGAGCCATGGTTTTCGTGATTGGTTGGATAATATGATATTTCAATACCCCATAGCTAAGGGAAGTTTAGAAAGTCGTATGCGTCATTTCAGATTTATAGATGAAGATTTACGTTTGGTAAGCAATCAACTTAGAGCTTATTGCCGTAAGCATTTCAAGAAAGATTATTATTTGCTTAAGAGTATACCTGGAATTGGTGGTATTGTGGCCTGTGGGATCATAAGTGAACTTGGCGATTTACGTCGGTTTAATAATTTGAAACATTTGGCAGGTTATGTAGGGTTAGCCCCAGGAGTTTATCAAAGTGGAGCAAATAGCAAGACTATGGGGATTACTCCACAAGCTCACCGCTTAATCCGCTCGTATTTTATAGAAGCTTCATGGCAAGCCATACGGACGGACCCTGTGATGCAGAGTTATTATCGCAAGCATTCGGGTAAGGACAGTAAAAAGATTATTATAAAAGTGGCCAGGAAGCTATTATGTAGAACATTGGCCATAATAAAAACAGAAACACCTTATGAAATTGGTGTTGTAGCATAATTAAATAACCAATAACAAAGCTCACACAGAAGTATTTAAAGTCCATATCACAAAACAATGTGGGTGACACTATTCAGTGATCACATATTTATAGCAAGTGGCTGGACTTATTATAACTTATAATCATACAGATGCTGGTGACGACCGAATAGAGTTGATCACATATAGGATGCGGAGCAAGTTATTTAAAAAGGCATTGAAATATTGATAATCCTATCGGAATTATCAACATTTCAACACCTAATTATTATCATTATGAGATAGATAAATAAAAAAATATTAATTTTGAAGAACTGGGCTAGTGCTTTTCATAGGAGCCATTGTTGTACATAGTTATTTATCTTCTTCGGCTACGAGTTCCTTATCTTTTTCTAAATCTTTTTTGCTTTGTAATTCTTCCAAAGCAAATTCCTCATTAAATAATTCAAAATAACTTGCTTTGAATTGTTCAGTTTTTCTGAATAGTTTGAAAAGAGGCCATTTATTATAAGCTTTTTGATTTACTAATTCATCGTTAGTTCCAATTTTAATCATTAATTTTCCTGCATCATCATAATTTTCTTCTAAAACTAATTTGGCTAATTTAAATTCATTTCCGATTGACCAATCCTCTTTTTTAAGAACGTTTTTACATTCTTTTTCTTTACCTAATAATTTAAAAGCAATTGCTTTGTTTATGATAATAAACTTTCGTAATTGTTCAGATGAAAAAGTTTTTATTACATCTGTAGCAAAATTAGCTATGATAATAACTAAACTATATTTGTTGTTGTTTAATAAGTCAAATATGACTTGATTAAGATGTTCATCTGCTTGTTCCCTTTCTTGAGGAACAAATTTCCTCCATAAAACGTGAGTTAATTTTACAGATATTTCATAAAGAATTTCAAAAGCTTCATCGCAATATTTTCCGTCAGCTTTTAATTCCTCATTTAGTTCTCCATTACATTCACTATTAAATTTCCACTTTCTTTTTGATTCTAAATATTGTCTTGTAGTTTGTCCATTAGTGTGAACAAAAAGATTTCGTCTTTGAGTTAATTCTATAAATTTCGATAAAACAGGTAGGTTAGTAGTTAACGTAAAATCTTTACCAGTTACAATTGATATTCTTTTTTCAAGAATTTTAAATTGCTCATAGTGTTCTTCTCTTAATAAAGAGTCTACCTCTTTATCTACAATGTGTTCTTTTAATTCATCTATTGATTCATAATTGAATAAATCTTCAACGTTTAATTCTTTTTCGCTAGAGCGTATTATGTTCGGATTTATCTCATATAAAGTTTTAACTAAATTCCCTAAAAAAGCATCGTACTGACTAATTATTGAAACAATATAATTTCGAGGTAAGATTTTTCTAGCAATATCAGTTCTTGATAAATGTTTGTGAATTTTTGAAAACTCATCAGCGTGTTCAGAATTCAATTTATATCGAACAAATTCTTCTCCATTTTCATCTTTTTCCTCTGTAGTAGTTGAGATTTTTTCAAGTTTCTCAATTAGGTTTTTATGTCTAAATGAAAGTAAAGTTAATTGAGTCGGTAATGTGTCATTTAAAGCTGATAATTCCTCTAGAAATTGGTCAAGATTAATTTCAAGTAAATCGGAATAGGTTGCTTCTCTAATTTCTTCTTGTTCTTTTTTTTCTTCTGACATCTATTTTTTGATAATTATGTACAACGATGGCGAATATGAAAAGTAGCAGGATCTACAAACTAACTTTTCGTATCGGCACAGGTTTTAAATTTATAAATTATATTTCGTTTTTGCTCTTAACTGCTATTTTTTATATGCGCTGTTGTGTTTAGTATTTTTTATTTTCCAGTATTTTATAGCTTTCTAAATTCTTTTTTTTTACACCTGGATCTTTAATCTTCTCTCTTCCACTAAATACGGTGTATGGAGGACGCTACATAAGGTAACCAGCACCCAAACTTGATTTTCTTTTAAGATTGGTTATATAAAGCTTTATATGACTTGTCTTAAAATAAAACTTGCTTCGATTCCGTTACTATTTAAAAATTTATAAAAATCTTAAGCCATTGATATGGCCGACTACAAACATCTTGTTATCAGACTATTGGAAGTGTTAAATAACACCAAAAACTTGACTTTCTCATTTTTTTTCAATAACTTAAAACAAACTGTTTAACGTTGCAAACGTTTTGAGAGCGCGCTCTCAACGATTTCTATCGCACAGTTTGCGATTTGAAATTCTCCTTAACTCGTTTTTAAATCAACTGATTTTTATAAATAAAAAAAAACCTCGAAGCAAGCCGTAAAGTTTGGGGGATGACCGAAAGTCATTCATATTAAACGCAACGTGTTTGTGTATGATTAGTTGCGTGGTTAAGCACGTAATTTAACAAATAAAAACCGAATAGAAAATACGTGAGTATTTTCGTAAGTAGGCGAGAACCAAGCAATTAATTATACACGGTGTTGCCACACGTTTTTTATTCCGTCACTTTATAAATTCCGACTGTTTTAATTCCGTCTTCAGAGAATTTTAATATTTCCGTTGTTATTGGATATCCAGATTGTTTGAATTCATCAACTACAACAGGTCCAATTCGTTGAGAGAAGAATTCAAAGTCTTGTTCCGAGAAAATGTAGCAAAAATCTCGAACAGGAATGACAGCATAAAAAGGATAACTGAAATCGGTTTTTACTTTTTCTTTCATTGATGGTGCTAATAGTAAAGCACTTTTTAGATTATTGTATTCAGATTCTATAATTCCGAGTTTTTTATTTTCTATTGTATCAAATGTTATTTGTGATTCCGCCAATATTCGGTCTGCATTTTTTTGAGCTTGATTCTCCAAATCAGAGTCGGTTATATTCCATTTTTTAAGGTCATCTTTAGAAATCCAAGTAAATTTGTCATTCTCGCTATGAAGATAAATCTTATTAATTTGGTCTGTAACTTTAATATTTATGAAATCTTTAAAATCAAAATCATTAGGATAGAGAGAAATAAATATATTTTCTTTTGCGTCATTCCAATTCGCTGGAATATCTATTGAATAATCAACCAAAGTTTTCACTAAATCAGAAATATGAGTTTTGTCTTTATCTCGTTCGTAATTTCTTCTTACGTTGTCCAAGCTTACTTCTAAAGTAATTTCTCCTTTCGAAATATAAATCAATTCCGTTTCGTCAATCGAGTCGATTTTCATTCCTTGATTTTCAATTTGGGTTTTGAATTCGTTAAATACAAAATCCTTTTTCGGGTTGTTACAACTAAAAAGTCCGCTTAAAATAGTCAATATTATGATGTATTTACGATGTTTCATTAAATGTGTGGCAACGTTTATGTATAAGGAAAGTTGCGTGTTTGTGTGCGAGGATTTTCCGAAGGAAAATCAGAACCTAGCAAACGAGCAACTAACTTTGGTTTAGCTAAAATTAGCAATTTTTTTTATACGGTGTTGTGTGTAGTTTTTTATATTATCCGTTTCCACAATGATTTAGCTTTTCTCTTTGTCATTTTATAGTATCGTTTTGAATTAAAAGCTTTGTCAGTTTTGTAATCGAAATGGATAAACTGATAATATTTATTTGAATACTTATCTTCATACTCAAATTTTATTTTTCCTAAATCTTTTGCGTCTCTAATTTCAATTACATCATTCTTTTCAATCCTGGGAAAATACAATGATTCGTCTCCATATTTTGAGTTTCTTTCGTGTTTCAATTTAGAAATGTTTAAATCAGTATATTTGATTGCTTTTAATTTTTTGTTTTCAGATAAAATTTTCAAGTTGTATAAATCATCTTTTATCCCAAAAATATAAAGATTTGTTTCATCTCCGTATTCAGTTTTATAATCAAGACTACAATATTCTTTTTTCCTAAATGTTTTAATGAAAGTAATCAGACCTATTAAAAAACTTATAAAATAAAGAACATCTTTCCAAGTTATATAGTTACTCATTAGATTTTATTTTTACCAGTCATTTTTCTTAGTTCCAATGGCTAAATTCGATATATAATTATTTATCCAATTGTCTAAATTCAATTTTAAATCATCTTTAAAGAGCCAATAACCATTGTCATTTTTGTTAGACATCCAAATACAATCTATTTCAACTTTTTTGGGTGAGTCAGTATTAGCAACATATATTTTCTTTTGGCTGTTTATTGAACTGAAAATTTCATTCAAATCAGTTATCGAAGGTTCAATCCTAATTTTTTCATCTTTAAATTTTAGGTCTATTCGATAAGTCATAATATAATCATATAAACCGTCTTTATCTTTAATAGATTTAGTCAGACCATTAATAATAATGACTTCATTTTCTACTGTATTTAATACATTTTTTGGATTGGAATATATGCTATTTAAGTAAACTAGAGTGTTTGTATATAGGTCGTTTTTTTCTTATCAGGAACTTTCAAAACGACAAAATTTTTGGTAGAATCAATTCCAATTCCAGTAAATCCATTATGTTTTAATTCCATTTTAGGAATCGAATTTTGAGCTTTAATATTCAAAGAAATTAATGTCAGAATTATAAAAAATATACTTTTTTTCATTCGATAATGTTCGTTTTTAGTTCGGTTGCTGAAATTACACACAACGGTTTTGTGTATGGCTCGTTGCGGGAAATCTGCGAGGATTTTCCGCAGTAACACGAAGATAGCAAATTGCAATGAATTCCGATTAGGAATTCAGCCGCAATGAGCTATACACGTTGTTACCCAACGTTTTTTATTCTGCAAACCTTATCAATTCATCTTTTTCAGTCCAAAGATAAGGTTTAGAAATTCGTTTAATCATTTTCCCTTTTTGGTCTATGAAAAAAGAAATTCCATCCTTTTGTACAATAGTTTTCTTGCCATTAAATGGAAGTGCATTGTCATAAATAATTGGAATTACAACTTTATTTTCTTTATTGATGAAACCATACTTTTTGTCTTTTTTCACAAGAGCCAAACCATTGTAAAAATCTCCGGATAAATTAAAACTGTTTTGTGGTTCGATAATGATTTCTTTTCGATTGTTAATGTAACCTGTTCCTTTGTTAGTAATAAGTGCTAAATCATCTTGGAAATGTCTAATTCGACTAAATTCAAACGGAATTATGATATTATTTTCTGTGTCAATAATTCCCCATTTATTACTTTTTTCGGCAGTAAACATATCGTTTTTGTAATCTAATACATTGTCGTACTCTATTGGAATAACTATTTCTCCTTTTTCATTTATAATTCCAGCTTTTCCGTTGTTCCTAACACGCATAAATCCATTAACAAAATAGCCTGAAATTTCATCGTAAATAGGTTCAATTATGATTTCTCCGTTAATGTCTATTAAACCTTCTTTTAATTGTATGTTTTTAATCTGATTCAGATATTCAGCAAAAGTTTGACTTCCATTTCTGTCTTCAGAGTGCATTCTTTTTCTCTTTTCTACTTCTTTACCTGAAATCATAAAAATAGCCTTATTGTCAATAATTGGTTTATAGCTAAAAATCAAGCTGTCAGAAAAGATAATTTTACCTTCTTTGTTTATATAATTCCATTTGTCGTTTTCTTTTATTGAAGCATAACCATTGTAAAAAGGAAATGCATCTTCATAAACTAATGGAATAATTATTTCTCCATTTTCATTAATAAAACCATACTTATTGTCTTTTATAGCAAGTCCTAAATCATCCTTATACCAATACGTTGCATTGAATTGTGGAAACATTTTTTTATTACCATCTTTAAATAGTATTCCAGGAATAGAATCAAATATTATGTTTGATTTACCATTAAAAAAGTCAGAAGCGTAAGTATATTCAGCTTTAATAACTGTTTTTCCTTTTGAATTTAAGAAGCCATAATTCAGAGAGTCTTTTTTGAGAACATTGAGCGTTCTACTAAATCAGAATAGTAGTTATTTTGGTCTCCTTGAATATTGTCAGATATTCTTAAAAACTCCATTTTAAAAACATCGTTTCCGACTTTTTTTTGTCCGAAAAC encodes:
- a CDS encoding T9SS type A sorting domain-containing protein; its protein translation is MKTKKLLLLTFLSLSTIAFGQICGTSSINTSNKAQRTVTNTKFLNSTNSICINVFYHIVRENNGSGGYNSSQLSNITNTLNTAFNEHYLYVNNLGFDYIDNSTYYNIDDTGSSTTEFDGLVQINNIPNAINIYIINNAVSYAGRANGILSQALVIEQNYANTQVTSHELGHCLDLLHTFQGTATNTSGCAENINGSNCSSCGDEVCDTPADANTGNSGGYTPDMDNIMSYYFPFHHFSNGQANRIRQAFASSSLLQQVVSNSCTIPQIDGLSTICNSNNTYSLTNGGTNVTWQISTNLQIISSNNTDITVTPINSNTREEGYIRAVLGNQTIEKKVWIGKPNIYTFNSNGTKNYFGESYSYPVSHSTREIQVHTDTPNTSFIWDIFPNNITWGSHGGKVTFYVNTPGMYVATVTATNDCGEFMQFYTISVGNSGIDPDFKISPNPTSDNFTINNKNQRLELSSIKEEEIIYELYDLNSSLKLKGNLKESRNINVSSLKKGLYILKILSKAKTEHHRLIIK
- a CDS encoding IS110 family transposase, with protein sequence MNTQITATPKLYIGIDIHKRSWKVHCSTDLFSGKSFSMPPEPSQLKAYVDKHFLDHEVSTAYEAGCCGYYAHRCFESYGWRSLVVNPADIHRKGKERFTKTDRIDAQLISRELKDGRLSSIHVPDMHREALRSLFRRRNDLVKDFRRIKSYIKMQLLYFGIKVPEQYDNDHWSHGFRDWLDNMIFQYPIAKGSLESRMRHFRFIDEDLRLVSNQLRAYCRKHFKKDYYLLKSIPGIGGIVACGIISELGDLRRFNNLKHLAGYVGLAPGVYQSGANSKTMGITPQAHRLIRSYFIEASWQAIRTDPVMQSYYRKHSGKDSKKIIIKVARKLLCRTLAIIKTETPYEIGVVA
- a CDS encoding WG repeat-containing protein, which produces MFPQFNATYWYKDDLGLAIKDNKYGFINENGEIIIPLVYEDAFPFYNGYASIKENDKWNYINKEGKIIFSDSLIFSYKPIIDNKAIFMISGKEVEKRKRMHSEDRNGSQTFAEYLNQIKNIQLKEGLIDINGEIIIEPIYDEISGYFVNGFMRVRNNGKAGIINEKGEIVIPIEYDNVLDYKNDMFTAEKSNKWGIIDTENNIIIPFEFSRIRHFQDDLALITNKGTGYINNRKEIIIEPQNSFNLSGDFYNGLALVKKDKKYGFINKENKVVIPIIYDNALPFNGKKTIVQKDGISFFIDQKGKMIKRISKPYLWTEKDELIRFAE